The Paenibacillus yonginensis genome segment AGGTACGTGGACTCAATCAGCGAGAGAATTATAAGCTTCAATTTAATGAAGATATTAACATTTTCACGGGTAAAAATGGTACAGGTAAAACAACAGTTCTTAAGCTAATATGGTATCTAATTAGTGGAAATATTGAGAAAGTATTCGAAGAAATTGATTTTAAATATGTTAAGCTTGAAGGTGACAAATACTCACTTGAAATTATCAATCAAGTTGATGTAACGGAGAATAGTACAACGAGTAATATCGAAGATAGAAATACTAAAATAATTTTTGTTCAAAATGATACTGAACAAAAATATGAAATCCCAACATTATTATTAAACCGAATTACACGTATACCTTCAAAGAGAAATAGTATTGATTTCATTAATGAATTGAATCATGAGATTTCTGAAGTATCTGGAGGATCTATTTTTTTTCCTACTTTTCGTAGAATAGAAGGCGGTTTCTCTATGGGGAATAACAATGGATATATGAGGGCAGAACGGTTCCAAGATGCAATTAGTTCTATATCTGATTCTCTGTCCACAAGTAACCATACCTTTATTACGTCCGTTTCGACAAGGGATATAGTTGAACTATTAACAAGACATTATGCAAATATATCAGAACAGACCAATAAATTACATATCGAGTTATCTACATACATTGAATCAAAAATTAAAACCTATTCGGAATTTTCTAGGGATGCTTCATATATACCTGTTCAAACTGATAAAGGACTATTGGATAATGCAAATCAGATCCTACATGAAATTCAAGACGAATTAGTACAAATATCTACAAAAAGAGAAAGTTTTTTGAGACCATTTACTGTGTTATCTGATTTAATTAATCAAATATTTCAACATAAAGGGATAAAGGTTACTGATAAAATAACATTAGGAGAAACTAAAGAAGCTATGTTTTCTGACAAGTTATCGGCTGGAGAGAAGCAAATGCTTAGCTTTCTTTGTTACAATGCTTTTTCTCAAAATTCGAGCATATTTATTGATGAACCTGAAATTAGTTTGCATGTCGACTGGCAGCGTACGTTGTTTCCAACACTAATGTCTCAATCATCGAATAATCAATTTTTCGTAGCAACACACTCACCCTTTATTTATTCAAAATACGAAGATAAAGAAATACTGTTATCTGAAGATAGAGGTGGATACTAATGCCACTTCCTAGGCCAACAGCAGATGAAATAGTTAGTTTATTAAAAAGATCATCATTACCATCAATCATTGTAGAAGGTGACGATGATGTATTAATTTATAGGTATATTGAAGATAAAATAGGTACCTTTAATGCAAGTATACTACCTTGTGGTGGGAGAAAAGCGTTGTTGAATATTTTTTCAAGAAGAGCAGAATTTAATAATTTAAAAACTGTCTTTCTTGCCGATCAAGACATGTGGCTGTTCACAACAATACCTCAAGAACTTTCATCAATTGTTTGGACTACAGGCTACAGCATTGAGAATGACTTATATGCAAGTTCATTAGTCTTATTTGAGCAACTTTTAACAAAGCAAGAAAAAGAGGAAATGATAACTATTGTTAATGAGATTTCAAAATGGTTTGCTTTTGAAGTGGAACTTTATAGGGATCAAAAAGAAATTAATATTGATTGCCACATTAACGAGTTGCTTTCTCAAGATAAAAGGTCACTTTCAGAAACCTTTTTAAAGAGAAGAAACTTCGTTGAACCTTCTAAAGAAACTTTAGCTGAAGTATTAGAAAATTATGATTTGAAAATTAGAGGAAAAATATTATTTGACCTATTGTTATATTTTTTGAATGCTCCAAAGAGAAAATCCAAGTATAGTCGAGATAATTTAATAGAGATATGTATAAAAGTCGGAAATGGTGAACCATATATAAATAGACTAATTGAGAATATTAATGATTCCATAGCATAGTCCTTACAGGGGATCTATCATTTAAATAGTAAGATATTCAAAGATGTCAGCAACATCAGCTAACAATATATTCACGCATCGGGGCTAATGCCCCTTGGTTGTCCAGATGTATAACTATGCAAGAATCTCAGACAACAAACGCCCCAGCCTAAGATAAGAGCTATCTAAGGCTGGGGCGTTTCGTGAATACAAGAACGTTATCCGAAACCATCTAAAGGAGAATTCTTATGCAAGCAATTATTCCAATTGATAATTTTAATATTGAAAAATCTTTTAAACTTGGCAATGTCGTTTTTTTGCCTGCTAATCAATATAAGATCTCATCATTAAAACAAAAGCCTATCGAATTACCTAATGTATTTATTGAAGATGATTTGGAAGCATACGAATTCGCAGGTGAATCTCTAAGAGATCTAGCAAGCGTTATGACAGGGATTCACCTTGAGGATGTATGGAATATAACAGTTGCAGTGATTGAACTGGATCACGGTTCTATGAGCTATTATTTGAATTCTAAAGATCAAGACGAAGTAATGCTGATTGAGGCATGTAACAAACTTGAACAAGTAATGGATATTGTAAGAGTGAACTTTTGCAGAATGGACAATTCACTCATGAATCCGGGATTAGCAGGGTTGCTTAATACAGGATATAGCGGAATGATTTTAATAAGTCCTGATGAAGAAGACCAGTATAGGATTATAGGGAATAGATTTTACGGGTTAACAATGGTAAATGGAATAGGACTAGAATTGAGTGAACAACAAATTGATATTTTATTGCAGAGTGAATTTGTTAGCATGCTTATAGATGAAGAATTAAATGGAGTAAAGAAACTCTCAAGACTTGCATTAAGAAGATTAAGTGAAGCTATGTACGTACCTCATTTAGATAGTAAATTTATATATCTAATGACAACTATTGAGACGTTAGCATCAAGAGAGTATTTAAATTTTAAAAAAGTTAAATCCAAAGTAGTACCTTTGATTGTTAAATCAAAATCTGAATATCATGCCTTATCCGAAGAACTGAGAGAGTACTCTGAGGATGTCAGGACTGAAATAGTTCATAATGGTAAATCAATTTCAGATATAAGCACTGAATATAGAAAGATATTATTAAGACTCCAATTTATTATCGTTAGGTACGTAGTAGCTCTTAACCATAGTGGATGTTCAACTGAAGAAGAATTAGAGGAATTAAGATTAAGTAAAATGAGGGAATTAGGGATAAGTTAGCTTGAATGTTTATCGAGGAAGAGATCGAATCGGATAACATAATATTCACGCTGCGCACATACGTCCTTGGTCTGGCAGTCTCCAGACACCCCACATGCGTCGGGTCGTGAATACAGGAACGTTAGACGACATTCCTTAAGAGCATTTTTAGAAGAGCGGAGGAGATGTATCATCGTTTCACTTATTTCTTCAAATGAATTAGTAAAAGACATTGAATTTTCAGAGCTTGATTATATGCACGATCGAATGATTGCAATACAGAATAGGACAGGCAATCCTGAAGGAATAGAAGTTAAACGCTTTGGAAATGCGCTTTGTTTATATAGTAAGACAATGCCTTGGGGATCATTCAATACTGTCAAAGGCATTACAAATACAGAGTTAGAATACTTGGATTCGATAATTGCTTTCTATCGGGAAAGAGAACGAAAGATACAATTTGAAATTGTCCCCTCGTTTGTAGATGCTAACTTGCTCAAACAACTATCAGATCGGGGCTTTTATCAGTCTGGATTTCATACCTCAACTTATATAGAACCGAAACTTTTTAATGATCAACTTCCAGAACATATTCGTATTCAGGAACTGAATGAAGATCAATTTGAAACCTATGCCATGATTCATTGTAGAGGTACTGGATTACCTGACAATGGTATCGCACCGGTAGCTGCAAACAACAAGGTATTATTTAACCGAGCAGGCTGGAAGTTCTTTATTGCATATGTGAATGATGAGCCAGCTGCAGCAGCTGTAATGTATTTAAAGGATGATATAGCGTCGCTGACTTTTGCAGCGACATTACCGGCTTTTAGAGGGCTTGGCTTACATCAATTACTATTGAAGAGAAGAATTGAAGAAGCGAAACAAAACAACTGTAGACTTGTTGTAGGGCAATGTAATTTCTTATCTCAAAGCCATAGAAATATGGAACGGATTGGAATGAAGATCGGTTATATTAGAACTAAATGGACTGAAAGATAAGTTGTGGGCTGTTCAAAGAAGAATGAACGTCGTATAACAATGTATTCACGCGGCGGGCTGGCTGACGTCGTCCCTTGGTCCGCCCGAGGCATTTTCGAGGAAGTGTATCAGGCAGACAACCCTGCGAACCTAACCGCAGTTGCGGCCGCCCCCGTTGGGGGCTTAAGGTTCTCGGGTTCGTGAATACTGAGAACGTTATAGGAAATCAACGCAATATCGGATAAAAAATATTTATAAATTTAGAGGGGACTATAGAATGAATCCAATACTAATTGATTTTCCAAACCAATTTACAACTGAAAGGTTATTGATTAGAGCACCTCTACCTGGTGAGGGAAAGGTAGTGTATGAGAGTATATTATCCTCGATCAATGAGCTCAAGGAGTGGTTTTCGCTTTTTGCACAGAACGAACATTCCGAACAGTCAATCGAAGAAATTCTACGAGAAGAACATGTAAAGTTTATTAAGAGAGAATATCTTAGATTTTTGATATTTGATAAAGAAACTGAACAATTCATTGGTTTATCTGGATTGTATAAGCCAGATTGGGAGATACGTAAATTTGAAATCGGATACTGGATTGATACACGTATGAGCGGAAAAGGGTATATGACTGAAGCAGTTCAAGGAATTACCAATTTTGCCTTTACAGAGTTGAAGGCTAGAAGACTAGAAATTCGTTGTGATACTTTAAATTATAAGAGTAAGGCGATTCCAGAACGATTAGGCTTTCAATTAGAAGGAACATTAAGATGTAATGATTTATCAGCAGATAAGAGTCAGGTAAGAGATACTCATATATACGCTCTAGTAAAATAATTAGTGCTAGCGGCTCGAGAAGGCGTTGACATCCTATAACACCGCGTTCACGCTTCGGAGCATTCGCCACTCGGTCCGCGAGATGTATTTTCAGGGAGTAGAATCAGCGGATAACCCTGCACCGGCTAAGTCTGTCGACCCGCGCTTACGAGTTAAGCTGGTGAGGGCCCGTGAATGCCTGAACGTTAAGTGAAATTACTGCAGACAACATTACAAACCTTATTTAAATAAAAATAACAAAAAAATCTATAAAAGCGTTATAAAATGAGTTATACTGAGGTAAGAATAAGTAAGGAGCCGTGCGCTAACACGACTCCAAAGTACAATAACTGCATAAAGAGCAGTCGGCCACACATCAGTCAGGTCGCAGAATAGACCGTTTCCTTAGGCAGGGCGGTCTATTCCTTTTTCATGTAGGTAAGCAATGCCAGAATGAACATGCCGAACATGAACATTAAGGAAAGTGCATCTTTGACCTCCATGGGCATCACGTCCCTTCTGGGAGATTAGCCGACCGCTCTTATAGCCGTATATTGTACTAGAAAATTATAACATCTAAGACATGATCAAATACCATTAATATACTATAATTATCTAGAATACATAGGAAACAAAAGCGTATATGAGAAATGTAAACACACAGAAGGCAGTAACATCACTTAACAATGCTGCGGGGCATTCGCCCCTTGGTTGTCAGAAGCAAACTCATAGACATAGATTCAGACAACACACGACCCGGCCTAAGATAAGAGTTATCTAAGGCCGGGTCGCGTCATAGATGCGGAACGTTAAGTGAATTTGCTTGAAATTAATTGAAAAATCGGAGGAACATTAAGGTGAGCATATCGTTTAGACACTCTGCTGGATTTGGGAAACGAATTGAATATTATTTGATAGGTCTGATGCTTAAAGAAGGAATAGATGTTTACGTTCCTTTAGTGGATGACAATGCAATCGACGCCATAATAAAAAAACAAGATGGTAGTTACATTGAAATACAAATTAGAGCTAGATCTCAAGATGTGAATATGGGAGATGCTGCATTGTTCGCAGCCATAAGTCATAAAGATCGAGATAATTATTATTTTGTTTTTTATTCAGAGAGATTGCAAAAGACGTGGATAATGTCTTCGGAAGAGTTTATAAAAGAAGCGGCATTGAATAAGTCTGGTAAGAATATAGGTAAACGATCAATCTGGTTCAATGGAACAAAAACAGACAAAATCACTAAAGAAAAAATTGAATATGCTAAGGAAAGATATGATAAGTACCTTGTAAATGACTTTAGTCAGTTTTATTAGAGTTTTCGCGGAAGAAGCAATAAAAGAATATTGAAAGAATATCCAATCGTTTGTGAGCAGCGCCAAAGAAGCGTTAACCTCGTCTAACACCATATTCACGCATCGGGCATTCGCCCTCGGTCCGGCAGAAGATATTGGCAAGGAAGCAGAATCAACCGGACACATCCGCACCAAAGAAAGAAGGTCAATGAAAATTAGTTACCTTCAATGGATACAAAACTGGTATGAGAGTCAATGTCTGCATATGAGGAGATCTGCAGGACTCTATATTTCCATTTACACGATTTGTTAGATCTTAGTCCTAGACAGCCATGACTTTTGAGAATAAGAACTTTGGAGGGGCAGCAGTTAAAGCCGGTTTCCCTGTTGAACAACAATGAGCCCTTTCATGAGAAAGGTCCCGTTGTTGTTCCTGTTCATTTTACAAATCCGGCATTCACAATACCGAAAAGTACTTTATCGGAGCAATCCATTTCTTCAAAATCAGAACCAATAGGTAAAAGAATAGGTTGTTGTAAGAGGACAAAAACATAAATTCATTGAACTTCGCGCTGGTCGCGTTTTTTTTTGATATAAGAATGCATGTTCTTGTAAAACCGTCCGGATTCTGACCGAACAATTAGACGCCGAAGGCTAACGCTGTGTCACTATAAGCGAGCTGTTGAAATCGTCGGATGCAGCTGCAGAGGAAAGAGTATAAGTTGGTAAATGTAGGCTATGAGAGTTGTGAACGACTCGATCTTCTGCATATTCGCGGATGATGGAGTCGTTTTTTTGTGAAATCTGAATCGTTATGTCTAAGAAGCCAGCAAGAACAGCTATGACGTTCAGCTCAGGCGAAGCGACTGGCCTATACACGGTTGCTACGTTGAAGGAATACCTTTATAGAGGAATCGGCAGCGCACTTGTAGGTTGTTCTTTGAAGGACATGCAGGCCGCAGAAGTAAAGTTAGCCATTTTGCAGGCTAGTCCTATGGGACAGACCCTTTCCCGCAACATTGGATTTGAGGAAGAACTCACAATTCACTTATTCCAAGAAGGATTGTAAATTTTATATCCATTTTATGAATCAGATGTCAACTGTTGTTCTATAAGGAGAATGGACAATAACTGTAAAGAAAGTAAGGAGTTAAATTAATGAAGTATGTGAAACTTGGAAATATCGGCCTGGATGGTTCCCGATTCTGTCTTATGTTCGAATTTTGAAAGTGGATGCACGAATTTTGAATGGAGTAAAGCAAATTTTTCCCTAAAATTGGGAGTGCAATAAAAACAAATTTACGGAGGAGGAAAATTATGAAAGCGCTGTTACGGCCGCTACGATGATGTAAGCTGTTGGAGCCTTGGTGTTTACGAATGGTCCCGGTATGCAGTCGGGTATATCTGCAGTTCCACAGATTCTATACTTTGACAGGTTAAAAACCAGGTAAATATGCCACATCATAACGTTGGGCGTTTATCAAATTGACAATGTGTCCGATTACGATCTGGGTAAGCCGTGGGCCACCGGATCGAAAAAAAGGTGGATTTTCAATGATGTCAAAACGATTTGGCAGAATGCTCGCGTTCCTCTGTTGCTTGGTAATGGTGACGTCACTAATGCCTACCAGCTTTGCCGCCGCCACTGACAATAACGAGTATACAGAAGCACTTAATGGCGACAGCAGTTCTACAACTCTTACAAGCTTGCAGGCAAATGAAACGCCGACCGCCATTTTTGGAACTCCCGAACTCGGATCAGACGACCCGTTATGGGCTCAGACAATGGAGCATCTCATCAACAAAAGCACTGTTCCCGGCGACCCCAGACCCCATGCCACGGGCACAGCCAGGATCCTTTGGGACCAAGACTATCTGTATGCCCGCGTAGTTGTGGAGGACAGCAATCTATATCGGGGACCCGGAAATGATTACCAGTACGACAGCCTGGAGTTTTATGTTGGCTCTGGAACACAAGGCGCAAATCAATGGCGCATCAGCGCGACGGGCGTGTTTTCAGGGCAGAGCGCTCCAGGCAGAGCTGCGTGGACTGAGATCACGGACACAGGATATATCGTGGAGATGAGAATACCTAAAAGAACCTTGAACTTGCAGGCAGGCCCGTTTACCTTTGAAGTTTATATCAATAACTCGACGGAAAAGGGCGGTGACCGCTATGAAGTCGTTTCCTGTTTCGGAACTCCGGACGCGGCTTATAACAGCGCTGCTTCTTATACAAACAGCCTGAATCTCATTGCCGCTAGTGGAGCGGACGACAGATTCTCAATCACCGCCACGGCGGGATCGGGCGGCCGAATAACGCCGAACGCACCCGGCGATGTTCTGAGAATAGCTAGCGGCTCAGACAAAACCTTTACGGTTACCCCCGATTACGGCAAAATTGTAGATACCGTAAAGGTAGACGGAGAGGACGCAACTCTATCCGATGATGGCACTTATACCTTTTCAAATGTTGTCGCTAACCATACCATTCAAGTGACATTCAAAAATGATTCGACCGCGGAGCTGCTCCCCTTTATCGTATGGAATGACAACTTCGCCCGTGGCGAGTATACAACGGCTGTCATCATTGACTTAGGCGAGGGCAGGGCGGCGGAAGGCTCCAAGCTTAATCCGGACTTGTTTACCGTCTCGGCTAGGAACACAACCCTGAACGGCGACTCGGTAACCTTTGAAGGGACGCGCAAGATCACAAGGGTATACGCCAATGACGAACCGAAGGTACGCGGCTATCTGGGGACGGTAAGCCGTTCACCGGATTATCAGGACGGACTGGAACGCGGCCGTTACATCGTAGTTGAGTTTGAGTTTTATTCAGAGAGCGGCGGCAATATAACACTGGATGGCAGCATGAACTCAACAAAACAGGTTTACAGCATCGTTCAAAACGGCGATTTCGTACTGACAGAAGGGGATCCGCTTAACTATGTGGTTTTTGAACAGGAAAAAGTTGTGAATCCGATCCTTGACCAGTTTACAACACCTACGGGCAATTCGGTCAATCGCGCGCTCTACCTTCACAAGGATGAAAACGGTGAGGTGTCGCAAGGATTGCCGCTGTATGTCTATACTCACGGCAGGGGACGCGGCGGCACAAACGCTGCGACTGACCAGAAAGCGGCCATGAAATCCGCCAACGGCGCGGTCGCTCTGATGAAGAAAATGGAACAAGATCCCGAAAAATACGCCAGCCATATCCTGAATATTTCCTATAATGGCACGAGTACTCCCTCCACGGCCAATGTAAAGAAGGTTATTGACGACCTGGTTGCCAGCGGCGCAGTAGACCCTAACCGTATATACGCGGCGGGCTTCTCATGGGGCGGTCAGTATACGAACAGCTTAGTTAACGCTTATCCCGGCTTCTTCGCGTCCGCCGCACCTATGTCTCCGGTAAGCGGCTCACCGAACGCGAATGCCAACTACGTTCACACCAACCTGGCCTATTGGATGTTTATCAATCAGTATAACGTTGGAGGATACCAGACTAACCTCGATAACTTCATAAGCACCAATATGCCGAAAATGATCAACGCGAGAGCTTCGCGCTTTGAGAGCAATGAGGCTCTTGTATGGCCTTACAATCAATTTGATCAGCCGAATCAGAGACCGAATCCGAACAACTCACCTGTCCTGAGTGATGCAGTGGCGCACGAAGTTGAAGCGGCAGTTCTTTACAACGAGATAACGATGGGGACTTGGAGCATCGCGCCAACAGCGCAATCCTCTAACTTGCCAGCTTGGAACAATGACTACACTGACGTCTTTGATTGGATGTTCGCGCAGACCAAAGCAAACAATCGGCCTGTTGCCGGATACGGTTCACCTGTACTCGGCACAAACGACAAACTGTGGGAGCAAGCTGCGGAGTTTGACATAAACAACAGT includes the following:
- a CDS encoding GNAT family N-acetyltransferase, with protein sequence MNPILIDFPNQFTTERLLIRAPLPGEGKVVYESILSSINELKEWFSLFAQNEHSEQSIEEILREEHVKFIKREYLRFLIFDKETEQFIGLSGLYKPDWEIRKFEIGYWIDTRMSGKGYMTEAVQGITNFAFTELKARRLEIRCDTLNYKSKAIPERLGFQLEGTLRCNDLSADKSQVRDTHIYALVK
- a CDS encoding AAA family ATPase, which codes for MIKGLEVRGLNQRENYKLQFNEDINIFTGKNGTGKTTVLKLIWYLISGNIEKVFEEIDFKYVKLEGDKYSLEIINQVDVTENSTTSNIEDRNTKIIFVQNDTEQKYEIPTLLLNRITRIPSKRNSIDFINELNHEISEVSGGSIFFPTFRRIEGGFSMGNNNGYMRAERFQDAISSISDSLSTSNHTFITSVSTRDIVELLTRHYANISEQTNKLHIELSTYIESKIKTYSEFSRDASYIPVQTDKGLLDNANQILHEIQDELVQISTKRESFLRPFTVLSDLINQIFQHKGIKVTDKITLGETKEAMFSDKLSAGEKQMLSFLCYNAFSQNSSIFIDEPEISLHVDWQRTLFPTLMSQSSNNQFFVATHSPFIYSKYEDKEILLSEDRGGY
- a CDS encoding DUF4435 domain-containing protein; this translates as MPLPRPTADEIVSLLKRSSLPSIIVEGDDDVLIYRYIEDKIGTFNASILPCGGRKALLNIFSRRAEFNNLKTVFLADQDMWLFTTIPQELSSIVWTTGYSIENDLYASSLVLFEQLLTKQEKEEMITIVNEISKWFAFEVELYRDQKEINIDCHINELLSQDKRSLSETFLKRRNFVEPSKETLAEVLENYDLKIRGKILFDLLLYFLNAPKRKSKYSRDNLIEICIKVGNGEPYINRLIENINDSIA
- a CDS encoding putative holin-like toxin, producing MEVKDALSLMFMFGMFILALLTYMKKE
- a CDS encoding GNAT family N-acetyltransferase — protein: MHDRMIAIQNRTGNPEGIEVKRFGNALCLYSKTMPWGSFNTVKGITNTELEYLDSIIAFYRERERKIQFEIVPSFVDANLLKQLSDRGFYQSGFHTSTYIEPKLFNDQLPEHIRIQELNEDQFETYAMIHCRGTGLPDNGIAPVAANNKVLFNRAGWKFFIAYVNDEPAAAAVMYLKDDIASLTFAATLPAFRGLGLHQLLLKRRIEEAKQNNCRLVVGQCNFLSQSHRNMERIGMKIGYIRTKWTER